The DNA region ATATTAATCTAAAAAACAATGAAGGTGATAAAGCATTAGATTTAGCTATAAAACGTGAATATCAGGATATTGTTACTTTACTTGAGTCTTCAGAAAAACTGGTTCCACTATCGAAACCAAGAAAAACTGTTGCCGAAACTTCAATTAAAAAAGCACCCCAGAAGGAATTTATAGAAACTAAGCCTCATTCTTATTTGGGTATGGATTTTGGCAAATATTCTGCTCTGGTTATTGGAAATAACAATTACAAATATCTTCCCAGATTAAAATCAGCAAAAAACGATGCCAAAGAAGTCGCTGAAGTTCTTAAGAGCCAATATGGATTTAAAGTTAAGTTGCTTTTAGATGCCAACCGCTCTGATATCTTGCTGGCGTTAAGCAATTTGAGATGGAATCTCAACAAGCTAGACAATTTACTAATTTACTATGCCGGACATGGTTGGATGGATGAGGAAGCCGATGAGGGCTATTGGCTACCTATTGATGCGCGAAAGGATAATATGCTAGCATGGATCTCAAACTCCTCTATCACTTCCAACCTCAGAGCTTTAAAAGCCAAACACGTACTCATTGTTGCTGACAGCTGTTATTCTGGAAAATTAGCTAGAGGTGTTCATATTGTTAACAAAACACCCGGATACCTCACACGTCTTTCAACCAAAAGGGCCCGCTGTGTCATATCCTCCGGAGGTTTGGAGCCAGTGATCGACACTGGTGGAGATGGGTTACACTCTGTATTTGCAACAGCTTTTTTAAATGCTCTCAAAGAAAACAATGACATTATGGATGGCGCGCAGCTCTTCAACAAGTTGCGTCGCCCTGTGATGCTCAACTCCGACCAAACACCAGAATATTCCGATATTCGCAAAGCTGGCCACGAAGGTGGTGAATTTTTGTTTGTTAGGAAAAAATAAGTAA from Desulfobacterales bacterium includes:
- a CDS encoding ankyrin repeat domain-containing protein, encoding MKIRFIILGHLIFFILLNACASTEKKAVLFSDLDILDVKNIVTENPSRINEKDSNGNSFLLVAVHAGNEDIVKFLISKGADVNIRDNYGETPLQTAVDKNNLEIIIQLVSHGAEINIKDTSGKTPLNAAISNGQMETVKYLISQGAEINIKDITDNTPLHYAVIGNKVEISKYLIAKGAEVNAGDGDGKCSLHYTVIYRNIELLKHLILSGADVNAKDNYNRSSLHYAADDGNLEIVKYLILNGSEIDAKAAFYLHRAWVVLTLGCTPLHIAVSNGHLEVVKYLISQGADINLKNNEGDKALDLAIKREYQDIVTLLESSEKLVPLSKPRKTVAETSIKKAPQKEFIETKPHSYLGMDFGKYSALVIGNNNYKYLPRLKSAKNDAKEVAEVLKSQYGFKVKLLLDANRSDILLALSNLRWNLNKLDNLLIYYAGHGWMDEEADEGYWLPIDARKDNMLAWISNSSITSNLRALKAKHVLIVADSCYSGKLARGVHIVNKTPGYLTRLSTKRARCVISSGGLEPVIDTGGDGLHSVFATAFLNALKENNDIMDGAQLFNKLRRPVMLNSDQTPEYSDIRKAGHEGGEFLFVRKK